A genomic segment from Acuticoccus sediminis encodes:
- the groL gene encoding chaperonin GroEL (60 kDa chaperone family; promotes refolding of misfolded polypeptides especially under stressful conditions; forms two stacked rings of heptamers to form a barrel-shaped 14mer; ends can be capped by GroES; misfolded proteins enter the barrel where they are refolded when GroES binds): MAHKQILFHSAAREKVLRGATQLADAVRVTLGPRSKSVLIEKPWGAPIVCNDGVTIAKEVDLKDPEENLGARMLRQAAEKTGEMVGDGTSTSTILAHAIFAEGVRNVVAGASAIDIKRGLDRATRRAVEALRAHSRPVKSRLEKTQVATISAHNDPTIGELVADAIEKVGDEGVVSVEESKTTETVLEVVEGMQFDRGFLSRYFVTQPETMEAVLEDALVLVSDQKIGALQDLLPLLEAVAKLGQPLLLIAEDVEGEALATLIVNQLRSALRCCAVKAPGFGDRRKAMLQDIAILTGGEVISRDLGTKLDQVTVEQLGKAKRVVVDKDATTIIGGAGKRALIDARIVEIRREIEETTSDYDREKLQERLAKLVGGVAVVHVGAPSESEMKTRKEALDDAISATKAAVAEGIVPGGGLALLRCIAAVEDEEGQCEGDERTGVQILKRALEAPTRQIAENSASDGGVVVARMLEGQGSQGFDAGRKVYVDLLEAGIVDPTKVVRVALENAVSVASILLLTEATMTEIPEEHKERAMQPELDL, from the coding sequence ATGGCGCACAAGCAGATCCTGTTCCATTCGGCCGCGCGGGAAAAGGTGCTGCGTGGCGCGACGCAACTCGCCGATGCGGTACGGGTGACGCTCGGCCCCCGCTCCAAGTCGGTCCTAATCGAGAAGCCCTGGGGCGCGCCGATCGTGTGCAACGACGGGGTGACCATCGCCAAGGAGGTGGACCTCAAGGACCCGGAGGAGAACCTCGGCGCCCGCATGCTGCGCCAGGCTGCGGAGAAGACCGGCGAGATGGTGGGCGACGGGACCAGCACGTCCACCATCCTCGCCCACGCCATCTTCGCCGAGGGCGTGCGCAACGTGGTGGCCGGGGCCAGCGCAATCGACATCAAGCGCGGCCTCGACCGCGCCACCCGCCGCGCGGTCGAGGCGCTCCGCGCCCACTCGCGTCCGGTGAAGTCCCGCCTCGAGAAGACGCAGGTCGCGACGATCTCGGCGCACAACGACCCGACGATCGGCGAGCTGGTGGCGGACGCGATCGAGAAGGTGGGCGACGAGGGGGTCGTCTCGGTCGAGGAGTCGAAGACCACGGAGACGGTCCTCGAGGTGGTCGAGGGGATGCAGTTCGATCGTGGCTTCCTCTCGCGCTACTTCGTCACCCAGCCGGAGACGATGGAGGCCGTCCTCGAGGACGCGCTGGTCCTCGTCTCGGACCAGAAGATCGGGGCGCTGCAGGACCTGCTGCCGCTGCTGGAGGCGGTCGCGAAGCTCGGCCAGCCGCTGCTGCTCATCGCCGAGGATGTGGAGGGGGAGGCGCTCGCCACGCTGATCGTCAACCAGCTGCGCAGCGCGCTGCGGTGCTGTGCTGTGAAGGCGCCCGGCTTCGGCGACCGCCGCAAGGCGATGCTGCAGGACATCGCCATACTCACCGGCGGCGAGGTGATCTCCCGGGATCTCGGCACGAAGCTCGACCAGGTCACCGTCGAGCAGCTCGGCAAGGCCAAGCGCGTCGTCGTCGACAAGGACGCGACGACGATCATCGGCGGCGCCGGCAAGCGCGCGCTGATCGACGCGCGGATCGTCGAGATCCGCCGCGAGATCGAGGAGACGACCAGCGACTACGACCGGGAAAAACTTCAGGAGCGGCTCGCAAAGCTCGTCGGCGGCGTCGCCGTCGTTCACGTCGGCGCGCCCTCCGAGTCTGAGATGAAGACACGCAAGGAGGCCCTCGACGACGCGATCAGCGCGACGAAGGCCGCGGTTGCGGAGGGCATCGTTCCCGGCGGTGGTCTCGCGCTGCTGCGCTGCATCGCCGCCGTCGAGGACGAGGAGGGCCAGTGCGAGGGCGACGAACGTACGGGGGTGCAGATCCTGAAGCGCGCCCTCGAGGCTCCCACCCGGCAGATCGCCGAGAACTCGGCGAGCGACGGCGGTGTCGTCGTGGCGCGCATGCTGGAAGGGCAGGGCAGCCAGGGCTTCGACGCCGGGCGCAAGGTTTACGTCGACCTGCTCGAGGCCGGCATCGTCGACCCCACCAAGGTCGTGCGCGTTGCGCTCGAGAACGCGGTGTCGGTCGCCAGCATCCTGCTGCTGACCGAAGCGACAATGACGGAAATTCCGGAGGAACACAAAGAGCGGGCGATGCAGCCCGAACTGGACCTGTGA
- a CDS encoding erythromycin esterase family protein produces MHAHEHLLAEIRSEALPLEAAASLDRLVAMAADARFVLIGEATHGTDEFYSVRAEITQRLIRDHGFAAVAAEADWPDAYRVNRYVRGDAAIRDADDALSHFQRFPAWMWRNTVVRDFAEWLRGYNDGIALPALKAGFYGLDLYSLEASIAAVVAYLDKVDPRAATLAREHYACFDLGITRNAQQYGYATMLGASPGCEEEVLAQLLSLRRKRYEYLTRDGFAAGEAYYCAEQNAAVVHNAERYYRTMFTGHVSSWNLRDRHMVSTLYGLADHLHVQRGEPPKIVVWAHNSHVGDARATEMGQRGEWNIGSLVREAHGRSAVLVGFSTHAGSVRAASEWDGPGEVKTVRPALQGSYEALFHEALGGDALVLLRDNEVLYRHLGLSRLQRAIGVLYLPQTERQSHYFFAQLPEQFDALIHIDQTRALLPLAPAAQAPEEEVFETYPTGF; encoded by the coding sequence GTGCATGCCCACGAGCATCTCCTCGCAGAGATCAGGAGCGAGGCGCTGCCTCTTGAGGCCGCCGCCTCGCTGGATCGTCTCGTCGCGATGGCCGCCGACGCCCGCTTCGTACTGATCGGCGAGGCGACGCACGGCACAGACGAGTTCTACAGCGTCCGCGCCGAGATCACGCAGCGGCTGATCCGCGACCACGGGTTCGCGGCGGTGGCGGCCGAGGCCGACTGGCCGGACGCCTACCGGGTCAACCGTTACGTCCGGGGCGACGCGGCGATCCGCGACGCCGACGACGCCCTCTCGCACTTCCAGCGCTTCCCGGCCTGGATGTGGCGCAACACGGTGGTGCGGGACTTCGCCGAATGGCTGCGCGGGTACAACGACGGCATAGCCCTGCCGGCGCTCAAGGCCGGGTTCTACGGCCTCGACCTCTACAGTCTCGAGGCGTCCATCGCGGCGGTGGTCGCCTACCTCGACAAGGTCGACCCGCGGGCGGCGACGCTCGCGCGGGAGCATTATGCCTGCTTCGACCTCGGCATTACCCGCAACGCGCAGCAGTACGGCTACGCCACCATGCTCGGCGCCTCGCCGGGTTGCGAGGAGGAGGTGCTGGCCCAGCTCCTGTCGCTCCGCCGCAAGCGCTACGAGTACCTCACGCGGGACGGGTTCGCCGCCGGTGAGGCGTACTACTGCGCCGAACAGAACGCCGCCGTCGTGCACAACGCCGAGCGGTACTACCGGACGATGTTCACCGGGCATGTCTCGTCCTGGAACCTGCGCGATCGGCACATGGTGAGCACCCTCTACGGGCTCGCCGACCATCTGCACGTCCAGCGCGGAGAGCCGCCGAAGATCGTCGTGTGGGCGCACAACTCCCACGTCGGCGACGCGCGGGCGACCGAGATGGGGCAGCGCGGGGAGTGGAACATCGGTTCGCTTGTGCGCGAGGCGCACGGCCGCAGCGCGGTCCTCGTCGGCTTCTCGACCCATGCCGGCAGCGTCCGGGCGGCGAGCGAGTGGGACGGTCCGGGCGAGGTGAAGACCGTACGGCCGGCGCTGCAGGGCAGCTACGAGGCGCTGTTCCACGAGGCCCTGGGGGGCGACGCCCTGGTCCTGCTGCGCGACAACGAGGTGCTGTACCGCCACCTCGGCCTGTCGCGGCTGCAGCGGGCCATCGGCGTCCTGTACCTGCCGCAGACCGAGCGGCAGAGCCACTATTTCTTCGCCCAGCTCCCGGAGCAGTTCGACGCGCTGATCCACATCGACCAGACGCGCGCCCTCCTTCCCCTCGCCCCTGCCGCGCAGGCCCCGGAGGAGGAGGTCTTCGAGACCTACCCCACCGGCTTCTAG
- a CDS encoding NUDIX domain-containing protein, with amino-acid sequence MNASAGVLMYRRGEEGIEVLLVHPGGPFWRRKDDGAWSVPKGLIEPGEDPDVAARREFEEEIGTPAAGDLLRLGTVRQSGGKVVEAFALEGDADATGISGGGTVEVEWPRGSGRILSFPEVDRAAWLTLPQARVKMLASQRPFLDRLEAHLRA; translated from the coding sequence ATGAACGCCAGCGCGGGTGTGCTGATGTACCGGCGCGGGGAGGAGGGCATCGAGGTCCTTCTCGTCCATCCGGGCGGCCCGTTCTGGCGGCGCAAGGACGACGGCGCGTGGTCGGTTCCGAAGGGCCTGATCGAGCCGGGTGAAGACCCGGACGTCGCCGCGAGGCGGGAGTTCGAAGAGGAGATCGGCACGCCTGCGGCCGGAGACCTTCTCCGGCTCGGCACCGTCCGTCAGTCCGGCGGCAAGGTGGTCGAGGCCTTCGCCCTCGAGGGCGACGCGGACGCCACCGGGATCAGCGGCGGCGGGACCGTCGAGGTCGAGTGGCCCCGCGGCAGCGGCCGGATCCTCTCGTTCCCGGAGGTCGACCGCGCCGCGTGGCTCACGCTGCCGCAGGCGCGCGTGAAGATGCTGGCGAGCCAGCGCCCCTTCCTCGACCGGCTGGAGGCTCACCTCCGCGCCTGA
- a CDS encoding phosphoribosyltransferase — MFFKDRRDAGRLLAKKLARYRGTNAIVLALPRGGVPVAYEVARALKLPFDLMLVRKLGVPGHEEYAMGAIANGDVQVLNKDVIEDLRIPAQLIAAVAKRERTELERRNEVYRGGEGAPAVEGRTVILVDDGIATGADMRAAVAALGTQHAARVVVAAPVASYQACSELREIVDEVVVVATPVPFGGVGLYYLDFQQTPDAEVVRLRSETEVPTSWWH, encoded by the coding sequence ATGTTCTTCAAGGATCGTCGTGACGCCGGCCGCCTGCTGGCCAAGAAGCTCGCGAGATATCGCGGCACGAACGCGATCGTCCTTGCCTTGCCGCGCGGCGGCGTGCCCGTGGCCTACGAGGTCGCCCGCGCGCTGAAGCTTCCGTTCGACCTCATGCTGGTGCGAAAGCTCGGCGTTCCCGGGCACGAGGAATACGCCATGGGCGCCATCGCCAACGGCGACGTGCAGGTCCTGAACAAGGACGTGATCGAGGATCTGAGGATTCCGGCGCAGCTGATCGCCGCGGTCGCCAAGCGCGAGCGGACGGAGCTGGAGCGGCGCAACGAAGTCTACCGCGGCGGCGAAGGGGCGCCGGCGGTCGAAGGACGCACGGTCATCCTGGTCGATGACGGGATCGCGACCGGTGCGGACATGCGGGCGGCGGTGGCGGCGCTGGGGACCCAGCACGCCGCCAGGGTCGTCGTGGCCGCACCGGTCGCCTCGTACCAGGCCTGCTCGGAGCTGCGCGAGATCGTCGACGAGGTCGTCGTGGTCGCGACCCCCGTGCCGTTCGGCGGTGTCGGGCTCTATTACCTCGATTTCCAGCAGACCCCCGACGCGGAGGTCGTGCGCCTGCGGTCGGAGACCGAAGTGCCCACGTCCTGGTGGCACTGA
- a CDS encoding alpha/beta fold hydrolase yields MNVWQPQPLVLETGTLTNLRAAQAATMDDLRRVQAHTLDLFGFGVHECDHEIVASGPHWRLRRYSGPGNGIPLLMIPAPIKRPYIWDLAPTASIVRFCLDRGFDVHMVEWLPPANGDGSAGLSAYANAIVEAGETIGAGHADNLPFVIGHSLGGTLAAIACSLRPEVVRGLILLGAPLSFGPGSSPFRDVVVANRNGVAQFGTVAGSELSQSCALLSPGTFVWSRWVDGVLSLSDPAAFDTHVRIERWALDEVPLPCRLVHQIVERLYRENGFEAGTLDVAGRALGPSDMHLPVLAVVNDADEIGPRAAIEPFFARMPDADTEIVSQPAEIGVGLQHLAVLAGRRAQAETWPKIAQWIAGHA; encoded by the coding sequence ATGAACGTCTGGCAGCCGCAACCGCTGGTGCTCGAAACCGGGACCCTGACGAACCTGCGGGCGGCGCAGGCCGCGACGATGGACGACTTGCGCCGCGTCCAGGCGCATACGCTCGACCTTTTCGGCTTCGGCGTGCACGAGTGCGACCACGAGATCGTGGCGTCGGGCCCGCACTGGCGGCTGCGGCGTTATTCCGGGCCCGGCAACGGCATTCCGCTGCTGATGATCCCGGCGCCGATCAAGCGCCCCTACATCTGGGACCTTGCCCCGACGGCCAGTATCGTGCGCTTCTGCCTCGATCGCGGGTTCGACGTCCACATGGTCGAGTGGCTGCCGCCCGCGAACGGCGACGGGAGCGCAGGCTTATCGGCCTACGCCAACGCGATCGTGGAGGCGGGCGAGACCATTGGCGCCGGACACGCTGACAACCTGCCCTTCGTCATCGGCCACTCGCTCGGCGGGACGCTTGCGGCGATCGCCTGCTCGCTGCGGCCCGAGGTCGTGCGCGGCCTCATCCTCCTCGGGGCGCCGCTCAGCTTCGGCCCGGGCTCCAGCCCCTTCCGGGATGTCGTGGTCGCGAACCGCAACGGAGTGGCGCAGTTCGGCACGGTCGCAGGCTCCGAGCTCTCCCAGTCGTGCGCGCTCCTGTCGCCCGGCACGTTCGTCTGGTCGCGCTGGGTGGACGGCGTCCTCAGCCTCTCCGACCCTGCCGCGTTCGACACACACGTGCGGATCGAGCGCTGGGCGCTGGACGAGGTGCCGCTGCCGTGCCGGCTGGTCCACCAGATCGTCGAGCGGCTCTACCGGGAGAACGGCTTCGAGGCCGGCACGCTCGACGTTGCCGGCAGGGCGCTGGGCCCGTCGGACATGCACCTGCCGGTCCTCGCCGTGGTCAACGACGCCGACGAGATCGGCCCCCGCGCGGCGATCGAGCCCTTCTTCGCCCGGATGCCGGACGCGGATACCGAGATCGTCTCGCAACCGGCCGAGATCGGCGTCGGGCTCCAGCATCTCGCCGTGCTGGCGGGCCGCCGGGCGCAGGCGGAGACCTGGCCCAAGATCGCGCAATGGATCGCGGGCCACGCCTGA
- a CDS encoding ChaB family protein, with protein sequence MAFNRAFDSYLDDAGREERSHRIAWSAVKRAYTRNGGDWVRR encoded by the coding sequence ATGGCGTTCAACCGCGCGTTCGATTCCTACCTCGACGATGCAGGGCGCGAGGAGCGGTCGCACCGGATCGCCTGGTCCGCCGTGAAGCGGGCCTACACGCGCAACGGCGGCGACTGGGTGCGGCGATGA
- a CDS encoding alpha/beta family hydrolase, translating into MTFLFDGPDDAATTVLLAHGAGAAMDSAAMTAMAAALGGAGLRVARFEFAYMAARRDAGRKPPPRADKLLPEYRAAVAALGAPGRVIIGGKSMGGRVASLLVDELHQAGRAAGLLCLGYPFHPPGKPDQLRTEHLATLGTPALICQGTRDPLGTREEVSTYTLSSAIEILWLEDGDHDLKPRKRVTGLTAADHLATVAGTVAAWAARLPQGADRSARTDAPGLRR; encoded by the coding sequence GTGACCTTCCTGTTCGACGGGCCGGACGACGCTGCGACGACGGTCCTCCTCGCGCACGGGGCCGGCGCGGCGATGGACTCCGCCGCCATGACGGCCATGGCCGCCGCGCTCGGCGGGGCGGGCCTGCGCGTCGCGCGGTTCGAGTTCGCCTACATGGCCGCGCGCCGCGACGCGGGGCGGAAGCCACCGCCCCGCGCCGACAAGCTGCTTCCGGAGTACCGCGCGGCGGTGGCCGCGCTGGGCGCTCCGGGGCGGGTGATCATCGGCGGAAAGTCCATGGGCGGGCGCGTCGCCAGCCTGCTCGTGGACGAGCTGCATCAGGCGGGGCGCGCCGCGGGGCTCCTCTGCCTCGGCTACCCGTTCCACCCGCCGGGCAAGCCGGACCAGCTCCGCACCGAGCACCTCGCCACGCTGGGAACGCCGGCGCTGATCTGCCAGGGCACGCGCGACCCGCTGGGCACGCGCGAGGAGGTCTCCACCTACACCCTGTCGAGCGCCATCGAGATCCTGTGGCTCGAGGACGGGGACCACGACCTGAAGCCGCGCAAGCGCGTGACCGGCCTCACCGCGGCCGACCACCTCGCGACCGTCGCGGGCACCGTCGCGGCATGGGCGGCGCGCCTCCCGCAGGGCGCGGACCGCTCGGCCCGAACGGACGCGCCTGGCCTCAGGCGGTGA
- the ftsH gene encoding ATP-dependent zinc metalloprotease FtsH, producing MAQRNPTFDPWIFMLLLFGTMVAHNLWTEHTTVEAIPYSTFEEQLKRGDIKDVTVGPEIIRGTYVTPHDGKSSFTTTRVDPALADKLDATGVTFTGQSTSLLTTILSWVLPTLLFFGMWMFLLRRMGGGGIGGMMSVGKSTARVYMETDTKVGFDDVAGVDEAKEELKEIIEFLKAPQDYGRLGAHIPKGVLLVGPPGTGKTLLARAVAGEAGVPFFSISGSEFVEMFVGVGAARVRDLFDQARRKAPAIIFIDELDALGRARGASQLVGGHDEREQTLNQLLSEIDGFDPSVGVVLLAATNRPEILDPALLRAGRFDRQILVDRPDRAGRIQILAVHLKKITLASDVKIDEIAALTTGFSGADLANLVNEAALLATRRRAEEVSLDDFTRAVERIVAGLEKRNRVLNPREREVVAHHEMGHALVAMALPGTDEVHKVSIIPRGVGALGYTIQRPTEDRFLMTREELENKIAVLLGGRAAEALIFGQRSTGAADDLVKATDIARSMAARYGMVETLGHVSYDRDRTTLLGDSPAPYLERAYSDATSERLDAAVQSIVGAAYERALGILRANCDLLRRAAADLLAKETLDAVTLVDLKKAIKPVPKGTVDSGSNAVIAE from the coding sequence ATGGCTCAGCGCAACCCGACGTTCGATCCCTGGATCTTCATGCTGCTGCTGTTCGGCACGATGGTCGCGCACAACCTCTGGACCGAGCACACCACGGTCGAAGCCATCCCCTACAGCACCTTCGAGGAGCAGCTGAAGCGGGGTGACATCAAGGACGTCACCGTCGGTCCGGAGATCATCCGCGGCACCTACGTCACGCCGCACGACGGCAAGTCGTCCTTCACGACCACGCGCGTCGATCCGGCCCTCGCGGACAAGCTCGACGCGACGGGCGTCACCTTCACGGGGCAGTCCACCTCGCTGCTCACGACGATCCTCTCGTGGGTCCTGCCGACGCTCCTCTTCTTCGGGATGTGGATGTTCCTGCTGCGCCGCATGGGGGGTGGCGGCATCGGCGGGATGATGTCCGTCGGCAAGAGCACGGCGCGGGTCTACATGGAGACCGACACCAAGGTCGGCTTCGACGACGTCGCGGGTGTCGACGAGGCCAAGGAGGAGCTGAAGGAGATCATCGAGTTCCTCAAGGCGCCGCAGGACTATGGCCGGCTCGGCGCGCACATCCCGAAGGGCGTCCTCCTCGTCGGGCCGCCGGGGACGGGCAAGACGCTGCTCGCGCGCGCCGTCGCCGGCGAGGCGGGCGTGCCGTTCTTCTCCATCTCGGGCTCGGAGTTCGTCGAGATGTTCGTCGGCGTCGGCGCGGCGCGTGTGCGCGACCTCTTCGACCAGGCCCGGCGCAAGGCCCCGGCGATCATCTTCATCGACGAGCTCGACGCGCTCGGGCGGGCGCGCGGGGCCTCGCAGCTCGTCGGCGGCCACGACGAGCGCGAGCAGACGCTCAACCAGCTGTTGTCGGAGATCGACGGCTTCGATCCCAGCGTCGGCGTCGTGCTCCTCGCCGCGACGAACCGGCCGGAGATCCTCGACCCCGCGCTGCTGCGGGCCGGCCGCTTCGACCGGCAGATCCTCGTCGACCGGCCGGATCGCGCCGGCCGCATCCAGATCCTCGCCGTCCACCTCAAGAAGATCACGCTGGCGAGCGACGTGAAGATCGACGAGATCGCCGCGCTGACCACCGGCTTCAGCGGGGCGGACCTCGCGAACCTCGTCAACGAGGCGGCGCTGCTCGCGACGCGGCGCCGGGCGGAGGAGGTCTCGCTCGACGACTTCACGCGGGCCGTGGAGCGGATCGTGGCGGGTCTGGAAAAGCGCAACCGCGTGCTGAACCCGCGCGAGCGGGAGGTCGTCGCCCACCACGAGATGGGGCACGCCCTTGTGGCGATGGCGCTGCCGGGGACGGACGAGGTCCACAAGGTCTCGATCATCCCGCGCGGCGTCGGCGCGCTCGGCTACACGATCCAGCGCCCGACCGAGGACCGGTTCCTGATGACCCGGGAGGAGCTCGAGAACAAGATCGCGGTCCTGCTCGGCGGTCGGGCGGCGGAGGCGCTCATCTTCGGCCAGCGGTCGACCGGCGCGGCCGACGACCTCGTCAAGGCGACGGACATCGCCCGCTCGATGGCCGCCCGCTACGGCATGGTCGAGACGCTCGGCCACGTGAGCTACGACCGCGACCGGACGACGTTGCTGGGCGACAGCCCGGCGCCGTACCTGGAGCGCGCCTACAGCGACGCGACCTCCGAGCGGCTCGACGCCGCGGTTCAGTCGATCGTCGGGGCGGCCTACGAGCGGGCGCTCGGCATCCTGCGCGCCAATTGCGACCTGTTGCGCCGGGCGGCGGCGGACCTGCTCGCGAAGGAGACGCTCGACGCGGTGACGCTCGTGGACCTAAAGAAGGCGATCAAGCCGGTGCCGAAGGGCACCGTCGACTCCGGCTCGAACGCCGTCATCGCGGAGTAG
- a CDS encoding NAD(P)-binding domain-containing protein: MTNHATADPGSGDSRREDGPVGLDRHTAELRRDLSFINYPPENWLPARPGELDVLVVGGGQMGLAASFALNKAGIRNHAVIDAAPAGLEGPWVTYARMKTLRSPNHLVGPAQDIPALTFRAYHEALYGSAAWAGLGKIPRGMWQDYLVWFREALELPVENGCALTAIAPTETGVEVAVTRGGAAQRIRARRLVLATGRDGLGGPAMPGWVPAGDARFQHTVEAIDFEALAGRDVAVIGASASAFDNAATALEAGAGSVHMLMRRPKLATYNRFKTMVHAGFTFGMPALPPAERLALLNAAFEVAVAPPADSVARIAHDRRFHFHPGTSVRGVDASGSRIVLDLGGERLTVDKVILGTGFKVDLGGRPELVALDGHVVLMSDLDLPPEVVGQFARHPDVCDDFTFRPRLEGDAWVSRVHSFNIAAMASLGLISGDIPGVGDGARRLAEGIARNFFLEDYDAQMARITGYSEVEIQGDELDARVAPGTPTVTA, encoded by the coding sequence ATGACGAACCACGCCACTGCCGATCCGGGATCCGGGGATTCGCGCCGCGAGGACGGTCCCGTCGGTCTCGACCGGCACACGGCCGAGCTTCGCCGGGATCTCTCCTTCATCAACTATCCGCCCGAGAACTGGCTGCCGGCGCGTCCCGGCGAGCTCGACGTCCTCGTCGTGGGCGGCGGCCAGATGGGGCTCGCGGCCAGCTTCGCGCTCAACAAGGCCGGGATCCGCAACCACGCCGTGATCGACGCCGCCCCGGCGGGGCTCGAGGGCCCGTGGGTGACCTACGCGCGGATGAAGACGCTGCGCTCGCCCAATCACCTCGTCGGCCCGGCGCAGGACATCCCCGCCCTCACCTTCCGCGCCTACCACGAGGCGCTCTACGGCTCCGCCGCCTGGGCCGGCCTCGGCAAGATCCCGCGCGGCATGTGGCAGGACTATCTGGTCTGGTTCCGCGAGGCGCTGGAGCTTCCGGTCGAGAACGGCTGCGCCCTCACAGCCATCGCGCCGACCGAGACCGGCGTCGAGGTCGCGGTGACCCGCGGCGGCGCAGCGCAGCGGATCAGGGCTCGGCGGCTCGTGCTCGCGACCGGGCGCGACGGGCTCGGCGGACCGGCGATGCCGGGCTGGGTGCCGGCCGGCGACGCGCGGTTCCAGCACACCGTCGAGGCGATCGACTTCGAGGCGCTCGCGGGCCGGGACGTCGCTGTGATCGGCGCGTCCGCCTCGGCCTTCGACAATGCGGCGACGGCGCTGGAGGCCGGGGCCGGGTCGGTCCACATGCTGATGCGCCGGCCGAAGCTCGCAACGTACAATCGCTTCAAGACCATGGTCCACGCCGGCTTCACCTTCGGCATGCCGGCCCTGCCGCCGGCGGAGCGGCTGGCCCTCCTCAACGCGGCCTTCGAGGTGGCGGTCGCGCCGCCGGCCGACTCGGTGGCCCGCATCGCGCACGACCGCCGTTTCCATTTCCACCCGGGAACATCGGTGCGCGGCGTCGACGCGAGCGGGTCGCGGATCGTGCTCGACCTCGGCGGCGAACGGCTCACGGTCGACAAGGTGATCCTCGGCACGGGGTTCAAGGTCGACCTCGGCGGGCGGCCGGAGCTGGTCGCGCTCGATGGCCACGTGGTGCTCATGAGCGACCTCGACCTCCCGCCGGAGGTGGTCGGCCAGTTCGCCCGGCACCCGGACGTGTGCGACGACTTCACCTTCCGCCCCCGCCTGGAGGGCGACGCCTGGGTGAGCCGCGTCCACTCCTTCAACATCGCCGCGATGGCGAGCCTCGGGCTAATCTCCGGCGATATCCCGGGCGTCGGCGACGGTGCGCGGCGCCTCGCCGAGGGCATCGCCCGCAACTTCTTCCTCGAGGACTACGACGCCCAGATGGCCCGCATCACCGGCTACAGCGAGGTGGAGATCCAGGGCGACGAGCTCGACGCCCGCGTCGCCCCGGGCACCCCGACGGTCACCGCCTGA
- a CDS encoding NADH:flavin oxidoreductase/NADH oxidase — translation MPSVLFSPITIGSKTLANRIVIAPMCTYSATDGEMTDWHLIHLGNLAMSAAAVLTIEATAVVPEGRISYGDVGLWDDRTEAAMKRVLDGVRKWSSMPIAIQLAHAGRKASHEVPWKGGRQIHPDKPNGWQTFGPSAIPNMPDDVPPIALDEAGLQRIRDGFADAARRAARLGIDAVQIHAAHGYLLNAFLSPLSNQRTDDYGGSRENRMRFPLEIFDVVRANFPADRPVTVRISGSDWMDGGWSVDDAVALAVALEARGCDAIHVSSGGISPNQQIPIGPNYQVPLARAVKQAVKVPVVAVGLITDYDQAEAIVATGDADMIALARGILYDPRWPWHAAAHLGVKIRVANQYLRSQPRRYKELFAEPAD, via the coding sequence ATGCCGTCCGTCCTTTTCAGTCCGATCACCATCGGATCGAAGACCCTTGCCAACCGGATCGTGATCGCGCCGATGTGCACCTACTCGGCGACCGATGGCGAGATGACCGACTGGCACCTCATCCACCTCGGCAACCTCGCGATGTCCGCCGCCGCCGTCCTCACCATCGAGGCGACGGCGGTCGTGCCGGAGGGGCGCATCAGCTACGGCGACGTCGGCCTGTGGGACGACCGCACCGAGGCGGCGATGAAGCGCGTCCTCGACGGCGTGCGGAAGTGGTCCAGCATGCCCATCGCCATCCAGCTGGCCCACGCCGGGCGCAAGGCCTCGCACGAGGTGCCGTGGAAGGGCGGCCGGCAGATCCACCCGGACAAGCCGAACGGCTGGCAGACCTTCGGCCCCTCGGCGATCCCGAACATGCCGGACGACGTCCCGCCGATCGCGCTCGACGAGGCCGGCCTCCAGCGCATCCGCGACGGCTTCGCCGATGCGGCGCGCCGGGCCGCACGGCTCGGCATCGACGCGGTGCAGATCCACGCCGCGCACGGCTACCTCCTCAACGCGTTCCTCTCCCCGCTCTCCAACCAGCGCACGGACGACTACGGCGGCAGCCGGGAGAACCGGATGCGCTTCCCGCTGGAGATCTTCGACGTCGTGCGCGCGAACTTCCCGGCCGATCGTCCCGTGACGGTCCGCATCTCCGGTTCGGACTGGATGGACGGCGGCTGGAGCGTGGACGACGCGGTGGCGCTCGCCGTCGCGCTCGAGGCGCGCGGCTGCGACGCGATCCACGTGTCGAGCGGCGGCATCTCGCCGAATCAGCAGATCCCGATCGGGCCGAACTATCAGGTCCCGCTGGCGCGGGCGGTCAAGCAGGCGGTGAAGGTGCCCGTCGTCGCGGTGGGCCTCATCACCGACTACGACCAGGCCGAGGCGATCGTCGCGACCGGCGACGCGGACATGATCGCCCTCGCCCGCGGCATCCTCTACGATCCGCGCTGGCCCTGGCATGCGGCGGCCCACCTCGGGGTGAAGATCCGCGTCGCCAACCAGTACCTCAGGTCCCAGCCGCGCCGTTACAAGGAGCTCTTCGCGGAGCCCGCCGACTGA